A stretch of DNA from Serinibacter arcticus:
GAGCCCCACGAGATCCCGAACACGGAGATGTTCGCGGCGAACCAGGGCATGAAGAGGTCGCGGGGCCGGCCCTTGCGATCGCCCTCGGGGATGACGTCGGTGCCCGCCATCTCCACGGTGACGGTTCTGGTCCCGGCTCCGGCCGTCGGGGTCGTGCTCATGGCCCGTTCCTCACTGCGGAGCCCGACGGCCCCAGCGTCGCCACCGTAGGGACCTCGGGCGTCCGTGTCCACGAACGACGCCGTGCCGCCTCGCCGCCCGGGCGGGACTCAGCGCCGCGTGACGCTCCGCCGCCCGGCCGTGAGGTCGAGCAGGCGCGGCAGGATGACGTCCCCGCTCACCCGCAGCCCGTCGTGGAGGAACTCGTTGGTCACCCACACGTGGCTGTTCCCGACGGCGTCGGCCGTGTCGAGCGCGAGGTCGAGGTCGACGTAGGGGTCGTGCACGTACTGGACCGCCGCGAGCGGTACCTCGTTGCGGGCCAGGGCGTCGGCGTCGTACAGCGCCGGCCACGACGGTCGGGCGGCCAGCTCGTGCGCCACCGCCTCGAACGGCCGCAGGCTCGGGATCTCCGCGAACATCCACGGGAACATCGCCTCGCCGGTGAGCTGCAGCGGACGGGCCGAGGTGGCGAACGCCGGGCGCCGCTGGAGCTCCGAGGCCGCCGCCCAGCCGGGGGCGCGCTCGCCCTGGTGGTAGATCGCCTCCTGCAGCACGGCGTAGAGCGGGTTCGCGGCGAAGCCGGTCTCCTGGGCGATGAACGCCCGCAGCGACGGCGTCGGGCTGCCGTCGGGCTCGACCCCCGTCTCCAGCACCCAGTGCAGCGCCTCGACGCCGGTGCTGACGCCGAACGGCATCCCCAGCAGCTGCAGACGCCGCGCGCTGAGCGTCTCGCCCGTGGGGAGGACGACCTCGCCCGCCTCCGCCCGGTCGGCCAGCGCCCCGAGGGTGGTGACGTCGTCGGGGAACCGGCGGGCGAGCTCGCGGTTGCGGGCGAGCTGGAGGTCGAACGTGCGCCGGTAGACCTCCTCGGCGTCGGCCGCGATGCCGGGCAGTCCGCCGGTGACGTGGGCCGCGGTGATCGCGTCCGGGTGGCGCGAGAGGTAGACGAGGGTGAGGAAGCCGCCGTAGGACTGGCCGAGGGTCGCCCAGCGGCGGCCGCCGTACACCTGCTGCCGCACGTCCTCGGCGTCGGCGACGATCGCGTCGCCGCGGAAGCAGGCGAGGTAGTCGGCGGCGGTGGCGGCGTCGGGGAAGCGGGCGATGCTCGTGGCGGTGACGGCCCCGGAGCGGCCGGTGCCTAGCTGGTCGAGCAGCACGACCCGGTGCGTGCGCGTCGCCGTCGCGAGCCAGCCGCCGGCGGCGGGGCGCGGGCCCTGGCCGCCCGGACCGCCCTGGAGGAACAGCAGCAGGGGGAGGTCCTCGCCGTCGCGCGCCGGGTCGACGACCTCGCGGGCCAGCACGTCGATCGAGCCGAACCGGGTGGGGTCGGCGCGGTCGACGGGGACGGTGACGAGGTGGTCGCGGTGCAGGAGGCCGCCGGTGAGGGTGCTCATGCCTCCATCATCGGCCCGGTCCGTCGGGCCGGTCGTTCGTCAGCTCACCGGCCGCCGCGTCGGCGGTGCCGGCCGGCGGCGGCCACCGTCGTCGTCACCCGGGTGATCCCGGGGGCCGCGGGCGTGGAGCTGAAACCGAAGGTGACCGGGGGATCGACGCGGGAGAGCGCCCCGAGGTCGGTGCCGTGCCACGACCCCGTCAGCCCGGTGGCGTGCCTGCGGTCCGTCGCGCCGTAGGCCTCGGTGCGGTCGTGACCGGCGGTGCCCCACGTGCGCACACCGGCCAGCACGTCGGCCGCGGGGGAGATCACCCGGGCGAGCGCGGGGCTCGTCGCGAGCGCCGGTGGCAGCAGCCGCAGCGCCCGCCCCAGCACGTCGCGCCCGCCGAGCCGGACGGCCAGGTCGAGGCCGCCGCCGGCGAACGTCACCGCCTCGCGCGTCAGGCTCGCCCGCACCGGGGCGACGACGACCTCGTCGAAGGAGTACGTGTCCGCGATGAACGTGGCGACGTCGGACCGCGGAGCCACGAGCGTGCGGTGCCCCGAGGCGTCGGCCACCATCGCGTCGGCGAACGCGCCGAACGGGGTGGTGCGCCAGAGCCCGACGACGACGCGCACGCCGCTCGTGCTGCCGACCCCGAGGATCGCGCCGTCGAAGCGCCAGGTGCTCACCCCTCCATCCTGCGGCCGGTGGAGGGGCAGGTCCACGACGGCGTCGCGAGCCCACCGCCCCGGACGCGCCGCCTGGGCCCATGGTCCGCCGTCGGGGGAGGGCGCACCCACCATGATGGGGAGCATGATCCTCGGAGTCCCTCGCGCGACGGCCCCCGGCGCGACCGCCGTCGCCGCGACCCCCGCCACCGTGGTGGCCCTGCGCCGGCTCGGCTACGACGTGCTGGTCGAGGCCGGGGCGGGCGCAGCGGCCCACCTCACCGACGACGCCTACCGCGAGGCCGGCGCCACGGTCGGGACGACGGAGCAGGCCTGGGGCGCCGACGTCGTCGCCCTCGTCTCCGCGCCCGCCCCGGCCGACGTCGAGCGCCTCACCCCGGGGGCGACGTTCGCGGCGATGCTCGCCCCGGCGCAGCGGCCGGACCTCCTCGAGGCCCTCGCGCGACGGCGAGTCACCGCGCTGGCGCTCGACGCCGTGCCGCGGATCTCGCGCGCGCAGGCGTTCGACACGCTCTCGACGCAGTCGAACATCGCCGGCTACCGCGCCGTCGTCGAGGCGGCGCAGGCCTACGGCGGCATGCTCGCCGGCCAGGTGACGGCCGCGGGCAAGACCGACCCGGCGACCGTCTTCGTCATCGGC
This window harbors:
- a CDS encoding alpha/beta fold hydrolase; its protein translation is MSTLTGGLLHRDHLVTVPVDRADPTRFGSIDVLAREVVDPARDGEDLPLLLFLQGGPGGQGPRPAAGGWLATATRTHRVVLLDQLGTGRSGAVTATSIARFPDAATAADYLACFRGDAIVADAEDVRQQVYGGRRWATLGQSYGGFLTLVYLSRHPDAITAAHVTGGLPGIAADAEEVYRRTFDLQLARNRELARRFPDDVTTLGALADRAEAGEVVLPTGETLSARRLQLLGMPFGVSTGVEALHWVLETGVEPDGSPTPSLRAFIAQETGFAANPLYAVLQEAIYHQGERAPGWAAASELQRRPAFATSARPLQLTGEAMFPWMFAEIPSLRPFEAVAHELAARPSWPALYDADALARNEVPLAAVQYVHDPYVDLDLALDTADAVGNSHVWVTNEFLHDGLRVSGDVILPRLLDLTAGRRSVTRR